The Lycorma delicatula isolate Av1 chromosome 2, ASM4794821v1, whole genome shotgun sequence DNA window TGGtcgaaatattagaaattaaatacctcGAATCTTCAACTCCGAGGAGCAAAACACATATGTTGGATGccagtgataaagttaatgctttttgtagaaaattggaattgtggagcagaaatttaaagaaaaaaccccagaaatgtttgcaaatgtggatgaatgtgttaataGTTACAAgactgaagaacaacatgtgaaagctGTTTTTGTAactattgaaaatcatttagccatactggcaaagaagttaaaaaagtattttattgctgacgacaacttggtagcaagttacgagtgggttagggattcatttcaaaatactcccgaagggctctcaactgccgaagaagaaatcttcataaacttcacggcaagtggcaaaatcaaaagacaatttagtaaaaaatcactctttgaattttatGCAAGgatggatgatgagttttctacACTCTAAACAAGAGCATTTTGGATACTATTACtgttttcaacatcctacctttgcgaaactGGATTTTTgcagtggctgctttgaagacaaaatatagatctcagctaaatataaaaaaagaactcaGAGTGTCTATCTCTAATAATAAACCTTCtttcgaaaaactttgctctgcaagacagacCCAAGGGAGTCACcagtaattattaaacttgtttttaatttagtgttgataagttaattattgaatacattgtgcagtacggatacaatcctatttataagtatattatatcaatgtaaatgtgtattttattatttattatgtcagaatatatttttttttgctttcctttcagtaaattaatacattttttaataatattttctttttagtttctcAAACTGTGGGGCGCTCCCCACAGTTGAGACACTGGCTTATACAGATACATGTATTAGGCGATGTAAAATGTGTAAGAAAATTGCATGTTGTTCTGTAGTGGGTTTTCTATAAATCTTAaaggaatttttgtaatttattttggagCGGTAAGGTCGAATTCCAGTAAACGGTCAAAAAGTTCCATATGAAGAGGTAAccacaaagtaaaaaattaaaaagtaaatcaattaaattaagatCAGGTAAAGTAGAAAAACTaaatcaccgggttggtctaatggtgaacgcgtcttccaaaattaTTTGGAAGttggatttggaagtcgaaagttccagcgttcacgtcgtagtaaaggcagttacttttatacggatttgaatactagatcgtggataccagagttctttggtggttgggtttcaattaatcacacatctcaggaatggtcgaactgagactgtacaagactacacctcatttacactcatacatatcatcctcattcatccaatgaagtaatacctgaacggtaattcccgtaggctaaacagggaaaagaaaaaaagtagaaaaactaaataaagaggTCAAATATATCCAGTATTTTGAAAGTGGgtcatttaatattcaataataattgttaaaaagtattatCTTTTATTGTCATGTTCGCTAAAAATAACTGAGCACttgatatatttgttaaaatcactCTTGGTTTTTTTTGCATGAATATTTTAGcagtatgtaaaattttgattcacagcaaaaaaaaaatagttctccTGCATTATACTCATAAATCTTATTAagctttgttataattataaatcttatttagatTCATCTTTATActgtacataaaagtaaaattctcTCTGTCTTTATACTTGAGCATCACACCTGAACTTATATAATTCAGTGATTTATTTCAGGTtatctaaaacgttttttttttatgaaatctaacaGGTTTATTGTATTTGTGCTGTAAGGTGTGTACTCATAAATTTTCCAGTACTagaatgtttgattttgttttataccaAACCGCAAGAATAAGGCCCACAGCCACACCACATGGGTGGTTGTAtgagaatataatgaaaaatgcgCATTGCATGTTGCATTGATAGAagcaaaatttatctttttcatgtgaaattttttactttttttcatgaaTTGGATTTTCAATGACTTATTTTGTCTCTATTTGCCCACAGGTATCCAAAGCAGCACCATTTTTATGcagtctaatttttattatttaggttataccttttatcagttttaaaaaaaacaaattatgtaaaattgcGTTATTTTATTTCCCTCGAAAAGCTGTATTTGAACGACGTTCCGGATCAGTGCATCTCTGAgtgtaacataacatttttttagcttttacaaCTTTCGTAGTCTTGTGTGTAACAGAATTTATTTCTAGCACAAGGaattttacttttagttacaATAGACACCTGTTGttctcagtgtgtgtgtgtgtgtgtgtgtgtgtgtgtgtgtgtgtgtgtcaccccaggtgattttctcataaactatgaacaataaaaaaaaataacttaaacaatagttagttactcATATTGGAGAGtgacacctcatggtgaccttgtaTTCGACCTTGAACTAGActttgaccttatttcaaggtcaCATTTTTTCCAAATTGAACGGCCTATTTTTGACCCACTcaatgaaaataacagaaaatttaacattggaatatgtggtcacacatatgacccTAGAACCTTTTTGAAAGACATACCGTCTAATGAGAGATAGTGTGTTGTACGTAGATAGTGTTATAtgagttacacgtttttgaaggCCGTACAATATTCCTGGAAGATTTTTATTCCAGGTCATTTATCTCGCAAACCATGGGAAAGAGCATAAATGACTTTACAGAAGTTAAGTGGTTCAGAGGGGGATATTCGATGGTGACCTTGAGATCCCCTTTGGAGGTCGTTCCAAGGTAATTGaggtttttcaaatggaattacttTTTCGATAGCACCAATGGAAAGAACGAAAAATGTCACGTGACAATACTTGAATTTAGTCCCGTCGTTTTAcgattatgtttcattttttccagctTCTTGAAGTTTAAGGTTTAGGAGTTAATCACATTAACACAATTTGCTGATTCATGATAGTAACAGATAGCAATCCTCTTGTCATAACTTAGAAACCAGTTACTGTAAATATCTGTGAAAAACCTACAGCACCTGTATAACACTATCTCTAATGGTTAGCCGCATGACCTTCAAAATATTTGCAAGGTATTATGatcacatattccaatgtaaaagtTTCTACCCTTTTCATTGGTggagtcaaaaataggtcattccatttgagaaaattgtgttaaccttgaaataaggtcaaggtgAAGATAAAATCCAAGGTAATCGTGAGGTATCCCCCTCCAATCtgaataacttttgtttaggtcattaTTTTGTATTGTGCTTAGTTTGCGAGAAAATCACCTggggtgattaaaatgaaacactatagtgtgtgtgtgtgtgtgtgtgtgtgtgtgtgtgtgtgtgcatgcctGTAAACTATTTCATCCAAAAGAATCTTACAAATAATCCTCCAAGCAATTACCTTAACCATAGAAGAATTTTTGCTTCTGTGGTTAAGGTAATTCCTTTTGTTTACTGAAGTGGCTTTATAGACTAGTAGgaagaaactgaataaattttgtctttaatgcCTCATTTAGAATTTTCTACTtggttgatttttaaaactttttcaatttttaaatcattgaacTCATCATACTCGTAGATATCAAAATTCAAACTATCAGATTATACTattgtattgtttgtattttaatatattttctgaataccaaagagaaaaaaaaaattaagttgattaacaaactaattaattattctcCCCAGGTTTCCAGTCAGCTAGAGGATAGAAATCTAATTAATAGAAACTACAATCACTATAGAAGAAAAAGGTTCTTCAATGAGCACAACTCACCATCAAAAATGTTTATTGGAAAGTTAACAAAATCTCATAGATCTTGGAAAgataacaataattcaaaaaataatattaatgattactACAACAGGAGACCGATCAGAACATTAGGAAGTATGTTTCAGGAAAGCGGACGGGGTAAGGACAtagtaaatgaaaatgaaataaatgcaaaaaatgaatCACAGGATAAAAATGAGTCTTCTCGTATTAGCACAGTTGCagaaattcataaatatgaatctaaaaaaagaaaaagtgaaaaaaaaaatggggataaTGATACTGAaacattgaatgaaaaaaataccacCAATAATGGAATTCAAGAAGAAAAACTTGATCATCAAAAACCTGAAATGAGTAAATTTAGAAGGAAAACTTTAAAACTGACAAAAATGTTTGCTCCAGGAAGTAAGGAATctcaagaaaatataataaacaataaagatgtGGAAAAAGCAGATACGACTGCTACACcatcaaaaaaagttaaacaatcaAAAACATCAAATGAAGATAAAGAATCTGAGATTTCCCGGATTGAAGAAATAAGTGAAGATTCTTCATTTCATAAAATGTCAAAGAATTCTTATCAAAATAATCGTCAGAGAACTCATAAACCAATCAAAAATGAAAGCACTAATGAACCGTACAAATCAGTTGGTGTACAAGCAACACCATTTCCCCCATTTCGTCTTTACTTTCTACCAGAAAAAGACTGGAAAGAAACAGACAGTAAGTTACACAAAGTACTAAAAATTATACTGTCACAGTGTGGTTTGGCTTGTATTGTACTTTCATGGGCTATGATGGGTGCACTTGTATTCAGATTAACTGAAGGTCCTCAAGAACAACGTCAGGTAAGAGAAACAGCATTTTgcagatattaaattattatatttttaattatattctttttttgattaatttcttgtaaataacaatagaatatttatattttctacttttgagaaaaaaagtaaaaacattacctGCTCTCTAAGTAATGATCTgacaaatataaaacttatttttgtttttagcacCTATCAGTACAGaataaagatacaaaatataattattacttttctacTACTTTCTACTTTCTTTTCTACTTTCTATTACTTTTCCAGAAGGAAGTTGATAGATCTCTTCATAAAATGCTTGAGACTTGTCACGAGCCATTTTGAACAAACTCCTCTACATCATCGCTGCTCTGGAATCAATGTCCTACAATGGCCCTTCAATGGCCCAAATAAAAAGTATCACAGGAGGAAATCTGGGTATGCAGAGATGTTCTAATGTTACCCAATAAATTTCATCCAGTTTTTCCTTAGTGTTAACGGCTGTGTGAGGCCTAGCATTGTCATGAAGGAGAATCACATCTCTGATCGACTGTTGGTGCCTTTTGGTTTTGCCTTAACAGGGCAAAATCAATTCAGGAAATTTGGCAAATTCCTTGTCAACTTTCTGATTTTGGGTCATAAGTCTTGGAACACACTTTTCATGGACTTCGTGGATCCCAAGATCCATTGCAATAATAGAATAGGCACTTCTACGATGATACCCACATCCAAAGTAGTTTAATCAACCGTGAGGTGCTGATCTATAAGCTGCCGACTTGAAGTAGTTTGTATAATGAAATTGTTTCACAATAGaaaggatttattaattattgttttgctCTATCTGTTCCAGTCCTTCCTATGGTTGTGATATGTGTAAATCACTTGAGATATAAGACACCACCAGTTAgagttgttttctttaaaatttatgatattcaCTAAACAGGAAAATCATAATGCCTGTGATGAACACAATAAAGATGTCACTATAAGACTGAGTTTAACCTGTATTTCTAATAAATTctatctaataaatataattcaataaaaatgatgttttatgcagctattttaataaataaacaattttaatggctaccatttaaaaattttcaaactcttttttttatttacttatttttaatccctacttattatataaatttttattgaaaatacacaAAATGGTGGGTAGAGAGAAAATGAAGAGAGATTGGGAATTTGTCCACATgagaacattattaattattttgatatcctAATCAACTACTTAAATTTTTCCAACACATCCCAGGACATCCTAAAAGCTTTCTGAACATGCATGTACTGTTTGTAGAGCATATATTTAATCTCCCTGCCTTCTGGATTCTATAAAACTTCAGCAAAAACACaggtttatatttgtttgtaattttgaatttatgatgCATTTGTTTGCAGTTAAGTGACCTTTTATTACACctcattaatttatatgtaaaacttaagattttaaagctagaaaaattaagtttctaaGGTTAATTCtaatgtaaaagtatttaaaagagaggttctaaatgaaaaatgaaagtcTACTCTCTTTATGTTTGCAACTGATATAAATAAAGATGCTATTTTTCTATTGATTGTCCTTGAGCTAACTGAAAGTGATTAGCACAGAAtgtctcaatattttaaaattgtagacgTAATATTAAACAGTTCATAATAGTAAAATGATTACTTATAAGAtagttatctatatttatttttattgctggtGATACATGATTATTTTGAGATAGACAATATGTATAAAAGTCTACTTGTTTATGTCAGCTCCAAATACAAACGAGATGGATTTTGTaaacatttgttaatattaataaacagatgaaatatgtatgaataattatcaattttaaataatcttaggTGTTAGAGATGGCTAAACAACAATCATCTTTAGTAATTGGTTTAGCTACAGATTTACGGCAAGTAGTTCCACAAGAGCCGATATGGCGACAAACTATAGAACGTTATGCTGATCGTCATGAAGCACTCATATTATCAGCTGTTAGTTCTGGTTATCCACAAAGAGGAACAATATGGACATATCCAGGCTCACTACTCTTTGCTACATCCTTATTAACCACTCTTGGTCAGTTCAGTTcaacttattttgatttttaactttcagttaaatttgtattaatttatttattattgtattaacaattattattataataaaacagaagtaTTTTTTAGCTTGAGACAAAGATACTTTAGTCGacctaaaaacaaacaaacctaAAAACAAAATCCTATAATAAACAAACTGCCATGAGAACAACAAAAGTTGTTATGATACTGATAAGTGTTTATCTATTAgccctttattaataaaattttacctgaCAAATACTAAtatcagttcaaaaaattataaaatttattgttgaagCCTTTGTTGTACAATAACAGCTTGTTTGCAATAAGGTACCTCTTACATTTAACACAGTATGGTACTGATTTCTTTCTATTTTGAtagttttctgttttaaacaaaaaattaataaattacattgtaataCTAATACACTGTATGTTTTAACAcagttatgtaaaaattatattgatataaatagaaataaagatgaaatagagaaataaagatatgaatattataaaaaaaattatctttctaacAAAAGAAAGAATCTCCTTGTagagcaaaataataattattttaatactccaCTGTTGGCTGAACATCTTGTAGGTCAGTTGGAACTCTTTCACTTGCCACTCAATTTTGGGGATGACCAAGAGTCTTTCTTAGGGATTCCCAAACCTATTCTCATTTAACACTTTAATATctggagaaaaataaatttaaattaatcagtcAAAGTTGTTGATGAGAATAtactattttcaaacaaaatactgtaatatCTCTTGGAACTTTGAGGATGAgtattcattattcattcttttCCCGTATCCTAAATCTTCAGGCTTCTGTGGGTTTGGCTGCTGAACACATTTTTGATATACAGTGATAATATCAGGGATCTTTCTTGTACCCCTCAACCCCCATTGCAATGTCCCAATATGCAACACTGTATGCATCTATAATAGAACATCCCACACAAAAACCAAATTGTCACTCACTCAGCCCTCAGCTTTTGAACTTTTTGAAGCTTTTATACTTAAAAGCTTCAAAAAGTTCTAAATGAAGATCCTCGGTTCTACCATTCTTCTTCATTAGTACAACTCTAGCTTATTTCCACCTAAATGGTATCCATTCATTTGTCAGCACATTGAGCAAAGTAGAAAAGTTTTCCACTGCGACCCTTAACAGTTCTATTGGTATAGTGTTCAAACCTGGGCTCTTTCCTAGGT harbors:
- the LOC142319299 gene encoding uncharacterized protein LOC142319299 isoform X2, with protein sequence MFIGKLTKSHRSWKDNNNSKNNINDYYNRRPIRTLGSMFQESGRGKDIVNENEINAKNESQDKNESSRISTVAEIHKYESKKRKSEKKNGDNDTETLNEKNTTNNGIQEEKLDHQKPEMSKFRRKTLKLTKMFAPGSKESQENIINNKDVEKADTTATPSKKVKQSKTSNEDKESEISRIEEISEDSSFHKMSKNSYQNNRQRTHKPIKNESTNEPYKSVGVQATPFPPFRLYFLPEKDWKETDSKLHKVLKIILSQCGLACIVLSWAMMGALVFRLTEGPQEQRQVLEMAKQQSSLVIGLATDLRQVVPQEPIWRQTIERYADRHEALILSAVSSGYPQRGTIWTYPGSLLFATSLLTTLVKTRGEPDHVSEWPEELFVSDRLTPPPWLKYFPFVAIPTYYLTGFLLFGVARGKQFPEVFLFPLDFTAAGGVASTYGPLRIAYAMYLEGAVILASTNVALLRVSATRGFTTAAIKLGLMTNSLR
- the LOC142319299 gene encoding uncharacterized protein LOC142319299 isoform X1, encoding MFIGKLTKSHRSWKDNNNSKNNINDYYNRRPIRTLGSMFQESGRGKDIVNENEINAKNESQDKNESSRISTVAEIHKYESKKRKSEKKNGDNDTETLNEKNTTNNGIQEEKLDHQKPEMSKFRRKTLKLTKMFAPGSKESQENIINNKDVEKADTTATPSKKVKQSKTSNEDKESEISRIEEISEDSSFHKMSKNSYQNNRQRTHKPIKNESTNEPYKSVGVQATPFPPFRLYFLPEKDWKETDSKLHKVLKIILSQCGLACIVLSWAMMGALVFRLTEGPQEQRQVLEMAKQQSSLVIGLATDLRQVVPQEPIWRQTIERYADRHEALILSAVSSGYPQRGTIWTYPGSLLFATSLLTTLGFGAPVPRTVIGRMCAIIFAGLGIPMHLLLVLNIGLLLVVKLTRLANICHRKLKFLKFKIHKVKTRGEPDHVSEWPEELFVSDRLTPPPWLKYFPFVAIPTYYLTGFLLFGVARGKQFPEVFLFPLDFTAAGGVASTYGPLRIAYAMYLEGAVILASTNVALLRVSATRGFTTAAIKLGLMTNSLR